One window of Leptospira yasudae genomic DNA carries:
- the galK gene encoding galactokinase, translating to MNQEELAKVLQTEFSPNGETIRFFSAPGRINIIGEHVDYAGGIVLPAAIDFSIRIAIRKNEARKFRIFSVSTGEKIESPSAAYDSKHSWVNYVYGVIDEFQKLGRVADFFDLVVWGNIPQGAGLSSSAAFEVAVAFALSEIHGWNFSREEIALLSQRAENRFVGVNCGIMDQFVIATAKEGFCIALNTESLRYEFYEMRLDGYEFYLIDSKVKHSLKDSAYNDRRKEVESAFQKIKKHRPELTTLYQAEPEDAENSSFGLNEAEIQRARHVTSERYRTRNMIENLKSGNAKEVGKILFECHDSLSKDYEVSCEETDFIVEELKAEGVLGARMIGGGFGGCVLILDKEGRKDILFEKIKARYFKKFESNPELYTFRISDGVKEF from the coding sequence ATGAATCAAGAAGAATTAGCGAAAGTTCTCCAAACGGAATTCTCCCCTAACGGAGAAACGATCCGATTTTTTTCCGCGCCGGGAAGAATCAACATCATCGGCGAACACGTAGACTACGCCGGAGGAATCGTGTTGCCGGCGGCGATCGATTTTTCGATTCGGATCGCGATCCGTAAGAACGAAGCCCGCAAGTTCAGAATCTTCTCCGTTTCAACGGGTGAAAAAATCGAGTCCCCGTCCGCCGCTTACGATTCGAAACATTCTTGGGTGAATTACGTATATGGAGTGATCGACGAGTTCCAAAAGCTCGGTCGGGTCGCGGACTTTTTCGACTTGGTCGTTTGGGGAAATATTCCGCAAGGGGCGGGGCTTTCTTCCTCCGCTGCGTTCGAGGTCGCGGTTGCATTTGCGCTTTCGGAAATTCACGGCTGGAATTTTTCCAGAGAAGAAATCGCCCTACTCAGCCAAAGAGCGGAGAACCGGTTCGTCGGAGTGAACTGCGGAATCATGGATCAATTCGTGATCGCGACCGCAAAGGAAGGTTTCTGTATCGCGTTGAATACGGAAAGTCTCCGATATGAATTCTACGAAATGCGTCTCGACGGTTATGAATTCTATCTGATCGATTCCAAAGTGAAACATTCGCTCAAAGACAGCGCTTACAACGATCGCAGAAAGGAGGTCGAATCCGCGTTTCAGAAAATCAAAAAACACAGACCCGAGCTTACGACCTTATATCAAGCGGAACCGGAGGATGCGGAGAATTCTTCCTTCGGTCTGAACGAAGCCGAAATCCAACGGGCAAGACATGTTACCTCGGAACGATATCGAACCCGCAACATGATCGAAAACTTGAAGTCTGGTAATGCGAAAGAAGTAGGAAAAATCCTATTCGAATGTCACGATTCCCTCTCGAAAGACTATGAAGTTTCGTGTGAAGAGACGGATTTTATAGTCGAAGAACTCAAGGCCGAAGGAGTCCTCGGCGCGAGAATGATCGGAGGCGGTTTCGGAGGTTGCGTTTTGATACTGGACAAAGAGGGAAGAAAAGATATACTGTTCGAAAAAATAAAAGCCCGTTACTTTAAGAAATTTGAAAGCAACCCCGAGTTGTATACGTTCCGAATTTCGGACGGAGTCAAAGAATTCTAA
- a CDS encoding STAS domain-containing protein — MGADDSLSLDGDEVDFSINELKVVLQKEDLPGNFPKDAVVLKISGEINLYSAHALKEKIFDLIDKGFIYIFVNMENIRYIDSSGLAVFMSTHAKLVKNGKGGIAMFSPSSQVNKILELTKLKSLIRVTGTLTDAINIIVN, encoded by the coding sequence ATGGGAGCAGACGATTCTCTTAGCCTCGACGGCGACGAAGTGGATTTTTCAATCAACGAACTCAAGGTGGTTCTTCAAAAGGAGGATCTTCCCGGAAATTTTCCGAAAGACGCGGTCGTGCTGAAAATCAGCGGGGAAATCAATCTCTATTCCGCTCACGCTTTAAAGGAGAAGATCTTCGATCTGATCGACAAAGGTTTTATTTATATCTTCGTGAACATGGAAAACATCCGTTATATCGATTCTTCCGGTCTTGCGGTTTTTATGAGCACGCACGCAAAGCTGGTCAAAAACGGAAAGGGAGGAATCGCGATGTTCTCCCCTTCTTCCCAGGTGAATAAAATCCTGGAACTCACGAAATTAAAATCGCTGATACGCGTAACCGGAACTTTGACGGACGCGATCAACATCATCGTAAATTGA
- a CDS encoding uracil-DNA glycosylase family protein, which produces MKNRKLEYSNHINHLLSCRKCPKMEGNPVHGCVPSARIISLGQAPGVHEERFGKPFAYTAGKTLFGWFKKIGIEEETFRTKVNMSAVCRCFPGKAKSGDRKPDSDEVSNCSEFLEFEVRYHKPELIIPIGKLAIDQLFEMGKYKLEDVVGQRFTREFHGVNVDWIPLPHPSGLNVWNHTEIGKKLIEQALNKLKKHPVIREEFSL; this is translated from the coding sequence ATGAAAAACAGAAAATTAGAATATTCAAATCACATAAATCATCTTTTAAGCTGCAGAAAATGTCCCAAAATGGAAGGAAACCCGGTTCACGGCTGCGTTCCTTCCGCGAGAATCATCAGTTTAGGTCAGGCGCCCGGAGTTCACGAGGAACGGTTCGGCAAACCCTTCGCTTATACGGCCGGAAAAACTCTCTTCGGTTGGTTCAAGAAAATCGGAATCGAAGAGGAAACCTTCCGAACCAAAGTAAACATGTCCGCGGTTTGTCGTTGTTTTCCCGGAAAGGCGAAAAGCGGAGATCGTAAACCGGACTCGGACGAAGTTTCAAACTGTTCGGAGTTTCTGGAATTCGAAGTACGGTATCACAAACCGGAACTGATAATTCCGATCGGAAAGCTGGCGATCGATCAATTGTTCGAGATGGGAAAATACAAACTGGAAGACGTGGTCGGTCAGCGGTTTACGAGGGAATTCCACGGAGTTAATGTGGATTGGATTCCTTTGCCGCATCCTTCCGGACTCAACGTCTGGAATCATACGGAGATCGGCAAGAAGCTGATCGAACAAGCCCTGAACAAACTCAAAAAACATCCCGTCATCCGGGAAGAATTCTCCCTTTAA
- a CDS encoding TIGR01777 family oxidoreductase has product MKVGITGGTGLIGRTLAHRLLQTGNFVRIFSRSSDIPSLLRGQRNLEIVAGSFPKSKDLQGLDAIVNLAGFPIAGVRWTEKVKQEIRSSRVDYTKNLVASLQTVAGTPPEVLIQGSAVGYYGSYEDDANTFSEESPLGGDSLATLCADWEAAAQPVTNAGIRLVKIRTGVVLSPFGGALKSMLSPFRLGMGGPIGSGKQILSWIHIEDMVSAILHLIENKELSGAFNLVSPHPVNNETFTKTLASVLRRPAFFRVPASVLKFLFEEGADVILQGQTVVPQRLSKSGFTFRYPNLEDALRELLHAHS; this is encoded by the coding sequence ATGAAAGTAGGAATTACCGGTGGAACCGGTTTGATCGGAAGAACACTGGCGCATCGTTTGCTTCAAACCGGAAACTTCGTGAGAATTTTCAGCCGTTCTTCCGACATTCCCTCTTTGCTTCGCGGACAAAGAAATCTGGAAATCGTCGCGGGAAGTTTTCCTAAGTCCAAGGATCTGCAGGGATTGGACGCGATCGTAAATCTTGCGGGCTTTCCCATTGCGGGTGTTCGCTGGACCGAAAAAGTGAAACAGGAAATCCGTTCTTCCCGAGTCGATTATACGAAGAACTTGGTGGCTTCTTTGCAAACGGTCGCGGGAACTCCGCCGGAGGTTTTGATTCAGGGTTCGGCCGTAGGCTATTACGGTTCGTATGAAGACGATGCAAACACCTTTTCGGAAGAATCACCTTTAGGCGGCGATTCTCTTGCAACGTTATGCGCTGATTGGGAAGCCGCCGCACAGCCCGTAACGAACGCGGGAATTCGTCTCGTAAAGATTAGAACCGGGGTCGTCTTGAGTCCGTTCGGCGGTGCATTGAAAAGCATGCTTTCTCCGTTTCGGCTCGGGATGGGCGGTCCGATCGGTTCGGGAAAACAAATTCTCAGTTGGATTCATATCGAAGACATGGTAAGCGCGATTCTTCATTTGATCGAAAACAAGGAACTTAGCGGGGCTTTCAATTTGGTTTCTCCTCATCCCGTTAACAACGAGACGTTCACCAAAACGCTTGCGAGCGTTTTAAGACGACCCGCGTTTTTCCGGGTTCCCGCGAGCGTATTGAAGTTTCTGTTCGAAGAAGGAGCGGACGTGATTCTTCAGGGACAAACGGTCGTTCCGCAACGACTTTCCAAATCCGGTTTTACGTTCCGATATCCGAATCTTGAAGACGCTTTGCGCGAGCTGCTACACGCGCATTCGTGA
- a CDS encoding tetratricopeptide repeat protein, producing MSDKDKNKKSASAKKRILQEINKENFLFALTLIDREISSGNEDPELYYNFAICCARTDNYKKCVSILEQLLEKFPRFGERENSILMIVYSLIQNKEYDKALEKCEERLKVQVDDLRILSMKAFALEKSGRIEDAIEIHKRILRLRPDYKNSLNSLGYLLLNHREPSPEEWKLAADCLKSVLKNEPDNPAYLDSFGVLLSKSGKKEEAILAFKKALVKAPTHPEILRHIEKVEDST from the coding sequence ATGTCTGATAAGGACAAGAATAAAAAATCCGCCTCCGCCAAGAAACGGATTCTTCAGGAAATCAATAAGGAGAATTTTCTTTTCGCGCTCACTCTGATCGACCGCGAAATCTCCTCCGGCAACGAAGATCCGGAACTATATTATAATTTTGCTATATGTTGCGCGAGAACCGATAACTACAAAAAATGCGTTTCGATTCTCGAACAGCTTTTGGAAAAATTTCCGCGTTTCGGGGAGCGGGAAAATTCGATTTTGATGATCGTGTATTCTTTGATTCAAAACAAGGAATACGACAAGGCCCTGGAAAAATGCGAGGAACGTCTCAAGGTGCAAGTGGACGACTTGCGGATTCTTTCGATGAAGGCTTTCGCTCTGGAAAAGTCGGGCCGTATCGAAGACGCGATCGAGATTCACAAAAGAATTCTCCGCTTGCGACCGGATTATAAGAACAGTTTGAATTCTCTCGGGTATCTTTTGTTAAATCATCGGGAACCGAGTCCGGAAGAATGGAAATTGGCCGCGGATTGTCTGAAATCCGTTCTGAAAAACGAACCGGATAATCCCGCGTATCTGGATTCGTTCGGCGTTCTTCTTTCCAAGAGCGGCAAAAAAGAAGAAGCGATTTTGGCTTTTAAAAAAGCTCTCGTGAAAGCTCCTACACATCCCGAGATCTTACGACATATAGAAAAAGTAGAAGACTCTACTTGA
- the surE gene encoding 5'/3'-nucleotidase SurE, which yields MNILITNDDGIASSGIKALEAVLQKEHNTYLIAPLRERSATSMALSIYDSMRVERINDNHYIVDGYPADCVNIGLHGDIFPKIDLVLSGINRGVNMGHDVHYSGTVGAARHGAIHNRLSLAVSSGNVNKEYDYIREAEFIKHFIREYVSFLKVGTVYNMNIPADFEPSMENLRITRLGKRTYEDTYSKKNIIGGIADFYLGGSELGHSTDEGADFTAFFSGKISLTPLSLDQTDATLLNELSASLGKNV from the coding sequence ATGAATATTCTGATTACCAACGACGACGGAATCGCTTCTTCGGGCATCAAGGCTCTGGAAGCGGTCCTTCAAAAAGAACACAATACGTATTTGATCGCGCCCTTGCGGGAACGATCCGCGACTTCCATGGCTTTGTCGATTTACGATTCGATGCGCGTGGAACGGATCAACGACAATCATTATATCGTGGACGGTTATCCGGCCGATTGCGTGAACATCGGTCTGCACGGTGACATCTTTCCGAAGATCGATCTCGTTTTATCCGGAATCAACCGCGGAGTGAACATGGGGCACGACGTTCATTATTCGGGAACGGTGGGTGCGGCGAGACACGGTGCCATCCACAATCGTCTTTCCTTGGCGGTGAGTTCGGGAAACGTAAATAAAGAATACGATTATATTCGAGAAGCTGAATTTATCAAACATTTCATCCGCGAATACGTTTCATTCTTGAAAGTAGGAACGGTGTACAACATGAACATCCCCGCCGATTTCGAACCTTCTATGGAGAATCTTAGAATTACGAGACTCGGCAAGCGAACCTACGAGGACACGTATTCCAAAAAGAATATCATCGGAGGAATCGCGGACTTTTATCTCGGCGGTTCCGAACTCGGACATTCCACGGACGAGGGAGCGGATTTTACCGCGTTCTTTTCGGGAAAAATCTCCCTAACTCCTTTGTCTCTCGATCAAACCGATGCGACTTTGTTAAACGAACTTTCCGCTTCCTTGGGTAAGAATGTCTGA
- the sppA gene encoding signal peptide peptidase SppA, protein MERNRLALAITFVLTILSVLIGLVNISLATTTSKYSKTTGGTFFSTAPIGAALIKIEGEIHSGHSTFESTGSESILQKLRDIEGNPNIKGILIEINSPGGTVGASQEVYNELMRLRKTRKIVVSMKDMAASGGYYIAASADKIFALSGTITGSIGVIAMAPNIKGLLDRYGVKMKVYKEGKYKDSLSLFRDSTSEEDEMIQKMLSDTYNEFVQDVAKGRNQTVKSVQNLAEGRIYSGQDAFRNKLVDEIGGRKEALDELSRLCQYDGEIPLYEEEESPFDRLFMMLGSKMNSFSGEKIFFKEFKNSPVLVILPQAIR, encoded by the coding sequence GTGGAAAGAAACCGCCTTGCATTAGCAATTACATTCGTATTAACCATTTTGTCCGTTCTCATCGGACTTGTGAACATTTCCTTAGCGACAACTACCTCGAAATACTCCAAAACCACGGGTGGAACTTTTTTTAGCACGGCCCCGATCGGAGCGGCGTTGATCAAAATCGAAGGGGAAATTCATTCCGGACATTCAACGTTCGAGTCGACCGGCTCCGAAAGTATTCTTCAGAAGCTGCGGGATATAGAAGGAAATCCGAATATTAAAGGAATCTTAATCGAAATCAATTCACCCGGCGGAACGGTCGGAGCTTCTCAGGAAGTTTACAACGAATTAATGCGTCTTCGCAAAACCAGAAAGATCGTCGTTTCGATGAAGGACATGGCGGCTTCGGGCGGATATTATATCGCGGCTTCCGCGGATAAAATCTTCGCGTTATCCGGAACGATCACCGGTTCGATCGGTGTGATCGCGATGGCTCCGAACATCAAAGGACTTCTGGATCGTTACGGAGTGAAGATGAAAGTTTACAAGGAAGGAAAGTATAAGGATTCCTTGTCCTTGTTCCGGGATTCCACTTCCGAAGAAGACGAGATGATCCAGAAGATGCTTTCCGACACGTACAACGAATTCGTTCAAGACGTCGCGAAAGGAAGAAACCAAACCGTTAAGTCCGTTCAGAATCTCGCGGAAGGGCGCATCTATTCCGGACAAGACGCGTTTCGCAATAAACTCGTGGATGAAATCGGAGGAAGAAAAGAAGCCCTCGACGAATTATCCAGGCTTTGTCAATACGACGGAGAAATCCCTCTTTACGAAGAGGAAGAATCTCCGTTCGACAGACTCTTCATGATGCTCGGCTCCAAGATGAATTCCTTTTCGGGCGAAAAGATCTTCTTCAAAGAATTTAAGAATTCTCCCGTGCTTGTGATTCTTCCTCAGGCGATCAGGTAA
- a CDS encoding efflux RND transporter permease subunit, whose amino-acid sequence MRSLIESFIRNRLFMYLGMTFIFLSGVVSLMGLRRDAFPNVDMKQMVISTKFPGASPADVELRVTYPIEERLKEIDGIDEIRSFSRNSVSDIDVRVSLEEKDPEKVLNEIRRAVDNAMSEFPAQVTEKPKMTERKSGSFPILEFSIFGGKDEIELHTTAEFIERELEKIQGVARVDVFGKRDREWQILVNANKLKQYSLDLTDITNTIRNRNINLPAGSVDSETAFDLRIDGEFKDPSEIGKIPARTNEIFSTVKLRDLARVEDTFEYPRFLAIANGKQGLILSVIKKERADAIEVADNVHKRLGELSTTYPAGMKTFVLNDEAKRTKNRLNVVSSNALIGFTIVFGILFLFLDFRTATLTSLSLPFSMLMTFAVLPFFDVSFNMISMMGLIISLGMLVDNSIVISENIYTYLAEKNDSFTASLRGTVEMIVPIFGSYLTTVTAFLPMLFMSGIMGKFVWEIPLVVIVALTASLIESFLFLPARIAAFAKTPDQMKIKSGFRQKMDSIFHSIEDRFSRFVSFNIRHKKSSFAVILLLVFGSCGAMSQMDFILFPKEDIEIIMIKAEFPPTSRIFQTREKMKFMESIVQRIPKEELVSYSTKIGVQQTDPDDPLSRFGENLAVILIYLTPEVKRDRKASEILRSIEPDLRKTPGVNEIFLEEFGNAPPIGAPITISIQGRDYETLKKISNELQSFLKSIPGVFSVRDDYRYGRKQMYIQLDEGLESFTGVSTLSAANSLRAAYDGERAGTVRKGRTKIYLRVLYDKDFRKNPNEIKSIPLRNKAGNITNLAKISKMDLIESPELLAHKDFERAITVNGDVKLDEITAHDANQRVIDEFKPLIERQYPGISISFGGEEKDTQRSMASLAKAGLIAIFGIFGILALTIRSFWKPMLILSTIPLGIIGIVIGFPLSGKSISFLAMIGIIGLAGVLVNASIVLVDCIDSIQKDSKATMDEILIEASQRRFRPILLTTLTTVAGLLPTAYSLGGSDPVLIPMTLALGWGLGFGTLGSLLYVPVTLSVFNDLSMKFSGKKSKKK is encoded by the coding sequence ATGAGATCCTTAATCGAATCCTTTATCAGAAACCGCCTTTTCATGTACTTGGGGATGACTTTCATCTTCTTGTCCGGAGTCGTATCCCTTATGGGATTGCGACGAGACGCTTTTCCAAACGTGGACATGAAACAAATGGTCATTTCCACGAAATTCCCGGGGGCTTCTCCCGCGGATGTGGAACTTAGAGTCACGTATCCGATCGAAGAACGACTCAAAGAAATCGACGGAATCGACGAGATCCGTTCGTTTTCCCGCAATTCGGTCTCGGACATCGACGTTCGCGTTAGTTTGGAGGAAAAAGACCCCGAAAAAGTTCTGAACGAAATCCGAAGAGCCGTGGACAACGCGATGTCGGAATTCCCCGCTCAAGTCACCGAAAAACCGAAAATGACCGAACGGAAGTCGGGCTCCTTTCCGATTCTCGAGTTCTCGATCTTCGGAGGCAAGGATGAAATCGAACTCCATACCACCGCGGAATTCATCGAACGCGAACTGGAAAAAATCCAAGGCGTCGCACGAGTGGACGTTTTCGGGAAACGCGACAGAGAATGGCAAATATTAGTCAATGCTAATAAACTAAAACAGTATTCCCTCGATCTTACGGATATAACCAATACGATCCGCAATCGAAACATCAATCTTCCCGCGGGCTCGGTGGATTCCGAAACCGCGTTCGACTTGAGAATCGACGGCGAATTCAAGGATCCTTCGGAGATCGGAAAGATTCCCGCTAGGACAAACGAAATTTTTTCCACCGTAAAACTCCGGGATCTCGCACGAGTCGAGGACACGTTCGAATATCCAAGATTTCTCGCGATCGCAAACGGAAAACAAGGTTTGATTCTTTCCGTGATCAAAAAAGAAAGAGCGGATGCGATCGAAGTTGCGGATAACGTTCACAAACGACTGGGAGAACTTTCCACAACCTATCCAGCCGGCATGAAAACGTTCGTGTTAAACGACGAGGCGAAACGGACCAAGAACCGCTTAAACGTAGTTTCGTCTAACGCGCTTATCGGATTCACGATCGTATTCGGAATTCTATTCCTCTTTTTGGATTTCAGAACGGCGACTCTGACTTCCCTTTCCCTCCCGTTCTCGATGTTGATGACCTTTGCCGTCCTTCCGTTTTTCGACGTTTCGTTCAACATGATTTCGATGATGGGTTTGATCATCTCGCTGGGGATGCTCGTCGACAACTCGATCGTCATCTCGGAAAACATATACACGTATCTCGCGGAAAAGAACGATTCGTTTACCGCTTCTTTGCGGGGAACCGTGGAGATGATCGTTCCGATTTTCGGTTCGTATCTCACGACCGTCACCGCGTTTTTACCGATGCTGTTCATGTCCGGGATCATGGGAAAATTCGTTTGGGAAATTCCTCTGGTCGTGATCGTCGCGCTTACCGCGAGTTTGATCGAATCCTTTCTCTTTCTTCCTGCAAGAATCGCGGCGTTCGCAAAAACTCCCGATCAGATGAAGATCAAAAGCGGATTCCGTCAAAAGATGGATTCGATCTTTCATTCGATCGAGGACAGATTTTCGAGATTCGTTTCGTTTAACATCAGACACAAGAAGTCTTCGTTTGCGGTGATTCTTCTTCTCGTATTCGGCTCCTGCGGAGCGATGTCTCAGATGGACTTTATTCTTTTCCCGAAAGAAGACATCGAGATCATCATGATCAAAGCGGAATTTCCCCCCACTTCGAGAATCTTTCAAACAAGAGAGAAAATGAAGTTTATGGAAAGCATCGTTCAGCGAATTCCTAAAGAAGAATTGGTCAGCTATTCCACGAAAATCGGAGTTCAACAAACAGATCCCGACGATCCGTTGTCTCGTTTCGGCGAGAATCTCGCGGTGATTCTGATTTATCTTACTCCGGAAGTGAAACGGGATCGAAAGGCTTCGGAAATTCTACGCAGCATCGAACCGGATCTGAGAAAAACTCCGGGAGTGAACGAAATCTTTTTGGAAGAATTCGGTAACGCTCCTCCGATCGGAGCACCGATCACGATCTCCATTCAAGGAAGAGATTACGAAACTCTAAAGAAGATTTCGAACGAACTACAGTCCTTCTTAAAATCGATTCCAGGCGTGTTTTCGGTCCGAGACGATTATCGTTACGGAAGAAAACAGATGTACATCCAACTCGACGAGGGTTTGGAAAGTTTTACGGGAGTTTCCACGTTATCCGCGGCGAACAGCCTTCGCGCCGCTTACGACGGAGAAAGAGCGGGAACCGTCCGCAAAGGAAGAACGAAAATCTATCTGAGAGTTCTTTACGACAAGGACTTCCGCAAAAATCCGAACGAGATCAAATCGATCCCTCTCCGCAACAAGGCGGGGAACATTACGAATCTTGCGAAGATTTCCAAGATGGATCTGATCGAATCCCCCGAACTTCTCGCGCACAAGGATTTTGAAAGAGCGATCACCGTCAACGGCGACGTTAAGTTAGACGAAATCACGGCGCACGACGCGAACCAAAGAGTGATCGATGAATTCAAACCGCTGATCGAAAGACAATACCCGGGTATTTCGATCAGCTTCGGCGGAGAAGAAAAAGACACGCAGAGATCGATGGCCTCTCTCGCAAAAGCGGGACTGATCGCGATCTTCGGCATTTTCGGAATTCTCGCGTTAACGATCCGAAGCTTCTGGAAACCCATGTTGATCCTAAGCACCATTCCGTTGGGAATCATCGGGATCGTAATCGGCTTTCCTCTTTCGGGCAAATCCATCAGCTTTTTGGCGATGATCGGAATCATCGGTCTTGCGGGAGTTCTCGTAAACGCTTCGATCGTTCTTGTGGATTGTATCGATTCGATTCAAAAGGATTCGAAAGCGACGATGGACGAAATTCTAATCGAAGCGAGCCAGCGAAGATTCAGGCCGATCCTCTTGACGACTCTTACAACGGTCGCGGGTCTTTTACCGACCGCATACAGTCTCGGAGGTTCCGATCCGGTTCTGATTCCGATGACCTTAGCCTTAGGTTGGGGATTGGGTTTCGGTACGCTCGGAAGTTTACTGTACGTTCCGGTCACCTTATCCGTGTTCAACGACCTTTCTATGAAATTCAGCGGTAAAAAATCCAAGAAGAAATAA
- a CDS encoding TetR/AcrR family transcriptional regulator, which produces MTSDTKEELKNESGKKENFPGFGAYYPTSAKKESKKSVETRDKLLEATLMIFGSKGFHEARVEDITAQAGFAKGTFYEHFKSKDDLIYILIDYAARKDLEITQSLFQKCTSSVAIREEYLKPILLEIHSKKELNRVCYQFLTNEILTNEKLQKKINYYNRLYQRYHLSNIKRAQKLGYIRKDFEKEEIFLIFRYLIEGFTINQAYSFFCTLGGDVEIGSLLKLYDRSLLVT; this is translated from the coding sequence TTGACTTCCGATACAAAAGAAGAACTCAAAAACGAATCCGGGAAAAAGGAAAACTTTCCCGGATTCGGAGCGTATTATCCCACTTCCGCAAAAAAAGAATCGAAAAAGTCCGTCGAAACCAGGGACAAACTTTTGGAAGCGACCTTGATGATTTTCGGAAGTAAGGGATTTCACGAAGCGAGGGTCGAAGATATCACCGCTCAAGCGGGATTCGCCAAAGGGACATTTTACGAACACTTCAAAAGCAAGGACGATCTGATTTACATTCTGATCGACTACGCTGCTCGAAAAGATCTGGAAATCACGCAATCCTTGTTTCAGAAATGCACGAGTTCTGTCGCAATCCGGGAAGAATACCTCAAACCGATTCTGTTAGAGATCCATTCCAAAAAGGAACTCAACCGCGTTTGTTATCAATTCCTCACGAACGAAATTCTCACCAACGAAAAACTACAGAAGAAGATCAATTACTACAATCGATTGTATCAGCGATATCATCTGAGCAACATCAAGCGCGCCCAAAAGCTCGGTTATATTCGAAAGGATTTTGAAAAAGAGGAGATCTTTCTGATCTTCCGATACCTGATCGAAGGGTTTACCATCAATCAGGCATATTCATTTTTTTGCACATTAGGGGGGGACGTGGAGATCGGCTCCCTTTTGAAACTCTACGACCGATCCCTTCTCGTAACTTGA